In a single window of the Falsibacillus pallidus genome:
- the comGA gene encoding competence type IV pilus ATPase ComGA translates to MANALLASAVEQQATDIHIVPRENDYSVQFRCLGRLIPQKPLPISSGDRLISYFKFVAEMDISESRKPQSGSYKLHFSNHKAALRISTLPTAYSRESVVIRILLQSERYPIERMSLFPASFQKLQAFLSHSHGLILFTGPTGSGKTTTLYSLIHYCSQNMNRNVITLEDPIEKQHDELLQVQVNEKAGITYSTGLRAILRHDPDIIMVGEIRDAETAKISIRAALTGHLVLSTLHTRDAKGAIYRLLEFGISWHEIEQTLIAVSAQRLVHLKCMNCIKEEKICTHEHSHSKTGVYELLYGKNLHAVLNEAKGEKEEYTYPTLRNLLRKGIALGYVSKEEYIRWVHSEEEQSQAYGAGGIIPAPK, encoded by the coding sequence ATGGCAAATGCTCTATTAGCTTCTGCAGTGGAACAGCAGGCAACAGATATTCATATTGTTCCAAGAGAAAACGACTACTCCGTTCAATTCAGATGTCTAGGCAGGCTGATCCCTCAAAAACCCCTCCCGATTTCCTCAGGCGACCGATTAATTTCCTATTTTAAATTTGTAGCAGAAATGGATATCAGCGAGAGCAGGAAACCTCAATCCGGTTCTTACAAACTTCATTTTTCCAATCATAAAGCCGCTCTGAGAATATCTACTCTTCCTACAGCCTATTCAAGGGAAAGCGTCGTCATCAGGATTCTTCTTCAGTCAGAACGGTATCCGATAGAGCGGATGTCATTGTTCCCGGCTTCATTTCAAAAACTTCAAGCATTTCTCTCCCATTCCCACGGTTTGATCTTGTTCACAGGGCCAACCGGCAGCGGAAAAACGACTACTTTATATTCCCTTATCCATTATTGTTCGCAAAATATGAACAGAAATGTCATTACACTCGAAGATCCAATCGAGAAGCAGCATGATGAATTGCTGCAGGTACAAGTCAATGAAAAAGCTGGCATAACCTACTCCACCGGCTTAAGGGCCATTTTAAGGCATGATCCGGATATTATTATGGTGGGGGAGATAAGAGATGCGGAAACCGCAAAGATCTCCATTCGCGCGGCGCTTACAGGGCATTTAGTCCTTTCAACTTTGCATACCCGTGATGCAAAAGGGGCGATTTATCGGCTTCTTGAATTTGGGATCAGCTGGCATGAGATAGAACAAACTCTTATAGCGGTATCAGCCCAAAGACTCGTTCATCTTAAGTGTATGAATTGCATCAAGGAAGAAAAAATATGCACCCACGAGCATTCACATTCAAAAACGGGAGTCTATGAATTGCTTTATGGGAAAAACCTGCACGCTGTCTTAAATGAAGCGAAAGGGGAGAAAGAGGAATACACGTACCCCACACTGAGGAATTTATTAAGGAAGGGGATAGCACTTGGATATGTTTCAAAAGAGGAATATATTCGCTGGGTACATTCAGAAGAGGAACAGTCTCAAGCCTATGGAGCAGGGGGAATTATTCCTGCTCCTAAGTGA